The genome window TAATTGGAATTAACACCTTGTAGCACCCGGCAAACTCTCTCCAGCCCCATCCCAGTATCTACACCTTTGGCAGGCAAAGGAGACAGCTTGCTATCATTACCCCTGTTGAATTGAATGAAAACGAGGTTCCAAATTTCTATTACCCGAGCATCATCAGCATTGACCAACAGAGCCCCAGTGCGATCTTCCGTCATATCAATGTGAATCTCACTGCAGGGACCACATGGACCCGTATCCCCCATTTCCCAGAAGTTCTCTTTCTTGCCAAAGAAATGGATATTGTCCCAATTGATATCTGTGCATCTTCTCCATAGTTCAGCTGCTTCTTCATCAGGAGGTAAGCCATCATGCTCATCTCCACCAAAAACCGTGGCGTGCAGCCGAGTTTTGTCCAGCCCCCACACCTCTGTCAAGAGTTCCCAAGCCCAGCGAATTCCTTCCTCCTTGAAGTAATCTCCAAAGGACCAATTCCCCAACATCTCGAAGAATGTGTGGTGGTAGTTGTCCCGGCCCACATCTTCCAAGTCATTGTGTTTTCCACTTGCCCGGATGCACTTTTGTGAATTAGCTGCACGATTGTAATCACGCGTTCCGGAACCCAGAAAGACGTCCTTGAATTGGTTCATACCCGCATTGGCAAAAAGCAATGTTGGGTCATCATTCGGAACAACTGGAGAACTGCGCACAAATCGATGCTGACGCTCTTCAAAGAAGCTGATGAATTCCTGACGGATCTGCTGGGATGTCTTCACGAGAGACTCCTGGAATCAGAATCTGGGAAGGAAATCCCCACGGGGCAGCGGGGATGGCTGGGATGCAAGGCTTACAGAGCCATATATTCGACAACTAGGTGATCTTCCACCTGGATTGGAATTTCTTCTCGAGCTGGGATCTGAAGGAGTTTCCCAGTCATCTTGGATCCATCTCTTTCGATGTAGCCAAGCTGCTGTTCTGAGAGTTCGAACCACTCTTTGTATTTCTCAATTCCCTTGCTGCGGTCACGCATAGTGATTTCATCACCAACACGTATCTCTAAGGAAGGCTTATTGACATTTTTGCCATTGACCAGAATATGGCGATGGACGACCATTTGACGTGCAGCTCTGAGCGTCGGCGAGAAGCCCATACGATAAACCATGTTGTCCAATCTTCGTTCCAACAATTGAACCATGAATACGTTGGTTTGCTCCTTTGATTTGGAGGCACGATCGTAATATCGTTTCAGTTGTTTCGCTGTTACACCGTAGTAATGCTTCAACTTTTGGGTTTCCATCAACTGCAT of SAR324 cluster bacterium contains these proteins:
- the rpsD gene encoding 30S ribosomal protein S4; protein product: MTVKTKTLRKHCRALGVNLIGTPSAALTLQRRPNRPGQHGAGRRAKLSPFAMQLMETQKLKHYYGVTAKQLKRYYDRASKSKEQTNVFMVQLLERRLDNMVYRMGFSPTLRAARQMVVHRHILVNGKNVNKPSLEIRVGDEITMRDRSKGIEKYKEWFELSEQQLGYIERDGSKMTGKLLQIPAREEIPIQVEDHLVVEYMAL